From one Solanum lycopersicum chromosome 12, SLM_r2.1 genomic stretch:
- the LOC101247305 gene encoding acyltransferase Pun1-like — MAFQKENMQVEIISTKFIKPSSPTPNHLQIYKLCFFDQVTDETHLPLVLFYPPTNNINLSSHHEEQLEQSLSRILTHVYPISGRFNEDINSISCQDQGVKFIKAKMNSKLNEFLDKAHKDVNLSLLCWPQDSWNVDPSNLFAMPLVIIQITEFECGGLALSLSHVHMAMDGYSTFSFINEWSKVCRLEIPVEKIDFMSFDLANVFPTRDLSKLLLPRVPTEDRVESKLVAKRLYINEDSISRLREKVGGDLCKFKPSRVEMITALLLRALIRASEKKHGYLRRSLMNIPINLRTRLTCLPQVEKSFGNLGVDAPIKFIPGENKMELHEFVTLIHNTVKETIATCDKTSPEDIVFAVSNIYNKSFLAQDWGGSDEVDKYTSSSLCKFPIQEADFGWGKPCLMHFGSRHDQCCWLYDAECGNGICVQVDLKEDHMHLFECDNDIKYFFSF; from the coding sequence ATggcatttcaaaaagaaaacatgcaAGTTGAAATCATATCCACAAAATTCATAAAACCATCTTcaccaactccaaatcatctCCAAATTTACAAGTTATGTTTCTTTGATCAAGTAACTGATGAGACACATTTACCTCTTGTTCTTTTTTATCCTCCTACCAACAACATTaatttatcatctcatcatgAAGAACAACTTGAGCAATCCTTATCTAGGATTTTAACTCATGTTTACCCTATTTCTGGTAGATTTAACGAAGATATTAACTCGATATCCTGCCAGGATCAAGGGGTTAAATTTATAAAAGCAAAAATGAATAGTAAACTCAATGAATTTCTTGATAAAGCACATAAGGATGTTAACCTTTCATTGCTTTGTTGGCCTCAAGATTCATGGAATGTAGATCCATCCAATTTATTCGCCATGCCACTTGTCATTATCCAAATCACGGAATTTGAGTGCGGTGGCTTAGCACTATCTCTGAGCCACGTGCACATGGCTATGGATGGTTATTCAACTTTTAGTTTTATCAACGAATGGTCCAAAGTGTGTAGACTTGAGATTCCTGTAGAGAAGATCGATTTCATGAGCTTTGATTTAGCTAATGTTTTTCCAACGAGAGATTTATCGAAGCTTCTCTTGCCTCGTGTTCCTACAGAAGATCGCGTGGAGTCTAAATTAGTAGCCAAAAGGCTATACATCAATGAAGATTCCATTTCAAGGCTAAGAGAAAAAGTTGGTGGAGATTTATGCAAATTTAAGCCGTCAAGAGTTGAAATGATTACGGCCCTCCTATTGAGGGCATTAATCCGTGCTTCAGAAAAGAAGCACGGATATCTAAGACGTTCTTTAATGAACATTCCAATAAACTTGCGCACTAGGTTGACTTGTTTACCTCAAGTAGAGAAATCTTTTGGGAATCTTGGAGTTGACGCCCCTATAAAATTCATACCTGGAGAGAACAAGATGGAGTTGCACGAATTCGTGACATTAATTCATAACACTGTGAAGGAAACTATCGCTACTTGTGACAAGACTTCACCGGAGGACATAGTTTTCGCGgtgtcaaatatatataataaaagtttCCTAGCACAAGATTGGGGAGGAAGTGATGAAGTTGATAAGTACACAAGTTCAAGTTTATGTAAATTTCCTATACAAGAAGCTGATTTTGGTTGGGGAAAGCCATGTTTGATGCATTTTGGGTCAAGACATGATCAGTGTTGCTGGTTGTATGATGCAGAATGTGGCAATGGGATTTGTGTGCAAGTGGATTTGAAGGAAGATCATATGCATCTATTTGAATGTGATAATGATATcaagtatttcttttctttttag
- the LOC101267215 gene encoding vinorine synthase-like: protein MELNLEFISTKLIKPSIPTPPHLKNYKLSFFDQLAEREHMPLLLFYPYGNNNDIGDDLFDQKLEKSLSRILSHVYPAAGRLSRDRFSIDCLDQGVTFTKAKVNCQFNDFIDQVQKDLNLALFFFPRDIQDLKDVDFDSTPPMVVQVTKFECGGIAMSISASHLVMDGFSNFKFVYEWAKVCKFEIPDDEIDFMSFDFGEILPARDLSRIFPNRVHPVESEERFIANRFFITEQTISSLRDKLTGAIDSGELCFKPSRVEIITAILWRALIRVSEAKHGYLRRSLVFFPVNLRGRISLPLKENAFGNYVMDAPIMFVPEKNKMELHDFVTLIRNSVQKAIDACAIGTADDIIANVADSYKEIFASKEWGTDNDEVDKCIISSLCKFPMKDADFGRGKPSLMHFGLRNFHSCWMYDAECGSICVQVDLKDSYMSLFECQSDIKAFTNVLGNQERIQLQPLL, encoded by the coding sequence ATGGAATTGAACTTAGAATTCATTTCCACAAAACTCATAAAACCATCCATACCAACACCACCACACCTTAAGAATTACAAGTTATCGTTCTTCGATCAGCTCGCGGAGAGGGAACATATGCCATTACTACTTTTCTATCCATATGGTAACAACAATGACATCggtgatgatttgtttgatcagaaaCTCGAAAAATCCCTATCCAGGATTTTATCTCATGTTTATCCTGCAGCAGGAAGGTTGTCAAGGGATCGATTTTCAATCGATTGCCTTGACCAAGGTGTTACGTTTACAAAAGCTAAAGTCAATTGTCAATTCAATGATTTCATCGATCAGGTCCAAAAGGACCTTAATCTCGCCCTGTTTTTCTTCCCTCGGGATATCCAGGATTTAAAGGACGTGGATTTTGACAGTACTCCACCTATGGTTGTGCAAGTCACAAAATTCGAATGTGGTGGAATTGCTATGTCCATTAGTGCATCACACCTTGTAATGGATGGATTCAGCAATTTCAAATTCGTTTACGAGTGGGCTAAAGTGTGTAAATTTGAGATTccagatgatgagattgatttCATGAGTTTTGATTTTGGTGAGATTCTTCCAGCAAGAGATTTATCGCGTATTTTCCCAAATCGTGTTCATCCAGTAGAATCAGAAGAAAGATTTATAGCTAACAGATTCTTTATTACTGAACAGACGATATCGTCTCTCAGAGACAAGTTAACAGGGGCGATAGATTCAGGGGAGTTGTGCTTTAAGCCTTCGAGAGTTGAAATTATTACAGCAATTTTATGGAGGGCTTTAATTCGTGTTTCAGAAGCAAAACACGGATATTTGAGACGTTCATTAGTGTTTTTTCCAGTGAATTTACGCGGAAGAATCTCATTACCTTTAAAAGAGAACGCGTTTGGGAATTATGTAATGGATGCTCCAATAATGTTTGTACCAGAGAAGAACAAAATGGAGCTTCATGATTTCGTAACATTGATTAGGAATTCAGTGCAAAAAGCTATTGATGCTTGTGCTATAGGTACAGCTGATGATATAATCGCGAATGTGGCTGATTCATACAAGGAAATCTTCGCGTCAAAAGAATGGGGAACTGACAATGATGAAGTCGATAAGTGTATAATTTCGAGTTTGTGCAAGTTTCCTATGAAGGATGCCGATTTTGGTAGAGGAAAACCGAGTTTGATGCATTTTGGATTGAGAAATTTTCATAGTTGTTGGATGTATGATGCAGAATGTGGAAGTATTTGTGTTCAAGTGGACTTGAAGGATAGTTATATGAGTTTATTTGAATGTCAAAGTGATATCAAGGCTTTTACCAACGTTCTTGGAAATCAAGAGCGGATTCAACTACAGCCGTTACTGTAA